In Mycobacterium stomatepiae, the following are encoded in one genomic region:
- the lat gene encoding L-lysine 6-transaminase — MTAVLNSLALTGVQPEPDQVHEVLSRSMLVDGFDFVLDPVQSSGSYLVDARDGRRYLDMFTFFASSALGMNHPALADDEEFCAELTEAALNKPSNADVYTVAMAGFVETFARVLGDPALPHLFFVDGGALAVENALKVAFDWKSRHNEKHGIDPELGTRVLHLRGAFHGRSGYTLSLTNTKPVTVARFPKFDWPRIDAPYLRPGADMDAAEAESLRQARAAFEAHPHDIACFIAEPIQGEGGDRHFRPEFFAAMRELCDAHDALLIFDEVQTGCGLTGTPWAYQQLGVQPDVVAFGKKTQVCGVMAGRRVDEIADNVFAVASRINSTWGGNLTDMVRARRILEVIEADGLFDRAARRGRYLLGRLGELADEFPGLVFDPRGRGLMCAFSLPTAADRDELIRRLWHRGVIVLPAGEVGVRFRPALTVSRAEIDVAITAVRDVLAAVNAGT; from the coding sequence ATGACTGCCGTCCTGAACTCCCTTGCGCTGACCGGCGTGCAGCCCGAACCCGACCAGGTTCACGAGGTGCTGTCGCGCAGCATGCTGGTCGATGGTTTTGATTTCGTGCTCGACCCGGTCCAGTCGTCGGGGTCGTATCTGGTCGACGCCCGCGACGGCCGGCGCTACCTCGACATGTTCACCTTTTTTGCCTCGTCGGCGCTGGGGATGAACCATCCGGCGCTGGCCGACGACGAGGAGTTTTGCGCCGAGCTCACCGAGGCCGCGCTGAACAAGCCGAGCAACGCCGACGTGTACACGGTCGCGATGGCCGGTTTCGTCGAGACCTTCGCCCGGGTGCTGGGCGACCCGGCGCTGCCGCACTTGTTCTTCGTCGACGGCGGCGCACTGGCCGTGGAGAACGCGCTGAAGGTGGCCTTCGACTGGAAGAGCCGGCACAACGAAAAGCACGGGATCGACCCTGAGCTTGGCACCCGGGTGCTGCACCTGCGCGGCGCCTTCCACGGCCGCAGCGGCTACACGCTGTCGCTGACCAACACCAAGCCCGTCACCGTGGCCCGCTTCCCGAAGTTCGACTGGCCGCGCATCGACGCGCCCTACCTCCGGCCGGGCGCCGATATGGACGCGGCCGAGGCCGAGTCGCTGCGCCAGGCGCGCGCGGCGTTCGAGGCCCACCCGCACGACATCGCCTGCTTCATCGCCGAACCGATCCAGGGGGAGGGTGGCGACCGTCATTTCCGGCCGGAGTTCTTCGCCGCGATGCGCGAATTGTGCGACGCACACGATGCGCTGCTGATCTTCGACGAGGTGCAGACCGGCTGCGGCTTGACCGGAACCCCTTGGGCCTACCAGCAATTGGGCGTGCAACCCGATGTGGTGGCATTCGGCAAGAAGACACAGGTGTGCGGCGTGATGGCGGGCCGGCGGGTCGACGAGATCGCCGACAACGTCTTCGCGGTCGCCTCCCGGATCAACTCGACGTGGGGCGGAAATCTGACCGACATGGTGCGGGCGCGCCGCATCCTCGAGGTGATCGAGGCCGACGGCCTGTTCGACCGCGCCGCCCGGCGGGGCCGCTACCTGCTCGGACGGCTGGGCGAGCTCGCCGACGAGTTCCCGGGGTTGGTGTTCGACCCGCGCGGCCGCGGGCTGATGTGCGCGTTCAGCCTGCCGACGGCCGCCGATCGCGACGAGCTGATCCGCCGGCTCTGGCACCGCGGCGTGATCGTGTTGCCGGCCGGCGAAGTCGGCGTCCGGTTCCGTCCGGCGCTGACGGTGTCGCGGGCCGAGATCGACGTGGCCATTACGGCCGTTCGGGACGTGTTGGCGGCTGTGAATGCGGGTACCTGA
- the hglS gene encoding 2-oxoadipate dioxygenase/decarboxylase, whose amino-acid sequence MSRVKRLVTWQLRERFAAGLSAMYAGEVPAYGTLVEVSGQVNADYAARHPGAERLGSLARVTAERHGAIRVGSPAELAAVADLFAAFGMLPVGYYDLRSARSPVPVVSTAFRPIDANELARNPFRVFTSMLATRDARYFDPDLRTRVEAFVARRELFDPALLDRARLIAAEGACDAEEADAFVAAAVGAFALSREPINKSWYDELSRVSAVAADIAGVCSTHINHLTPRVLDIDELYRRMTGRGITMIDAIQGPPRTDGPAVLLRQTSFRALAEPCLFRGRDGTVTSGSLRVRFGEVEARGVALTTRGRERYDAAMAHLVGEADPARVWAEHFPATDAEMAADGLAYYRGGDPAAPIVYEDFLPASAAGIFRSNLDRDTRAAGGIDNSGYDAEWLAGAIGHHIHDPYVLYEEACA is encoded by the coding sequence ATGAGCCGCGTCAAGAGGCTGGTGACCTGGCAGCTTCGCGAGCGCTTCGCCGCGGGGCTTTCGGCCATGTACGCCGGCGAGGTGCCCGCCTACGGCACGCTGGTCGAGGTCAGCGGGCAGGTCAACGCCGACTACGCGGCACGCCATCCGGGTGCCGAACGACTGGGCTCGCTGGCACGGGTCACCGCCGAACGGCACGGCGCCATCCGGGTGGGCAGCCCGGCCGAACTGGCCGCCGTCGCCGACTTGTTCGCTGCGTTCGGCATGCTGCCGGTCGGGTACTACGACCTGCGCAGCGCCCGCTCGCCGGTTCCGGTGGTATCGACGGCTTTTCGGCCGATCGACGCAAACGAGCTGGCCCGCAATCCTTTTCGGGTGTTCACGTCGATGCTGGCCACCCGCGATGCGCGGTACTTCGATCCCGACCTGCGCACCCGCGTCGAGGCGTTCGTCGCCCGCCGTGAGCTGTTCGACCCCGCGCTGCTCGATCGGGCGCGCCTCATCGCCGCCGAGGGCGCCTGCGACGCCGAGGAAGCCGACGCGTTCGTCGCCGCCGCGGTGGGCGCGTTCGCGCTGTCGCGTGAACCCATCAACAAGTCCTGGTACGACGAGCTGTCGCGGGTCTCCGCGGTGGCCGCCGACATCGCAGGAGTGTGTTCCACTCACATCAACCATCTGACGCCGCGCGTCCTGGATATCGACGAGCTGTACCGGCGGATGACCGGGCGCGGCATCACGATGATCGATGCCATCCAGGGCCCGCCCCGCACCGACGGACCCGCGGTGTTGTTGCGCCAGACGTCGTTTCGCGCGCTCGCCGAACCGTGCCTGTTTCGCGGCCGGGACGGCACGGTCACTTCGGGCAGTCTGCGGGTCCGCTTCGGTGAGGTCGAGGCGCGGGGTGTGGCGCTGACCACGCGCGGGCGGGAGCGCTACGACGCGGCGATGGCTCACCTCGTTGGGGAAGCCGATCCGGCCCGAGTCTGGGCCGAGCACTTCCCGGCGACCGACGCCGAGATGGCCGCCGACGGGCTGGCCTACTACCGCGGCGGCGACCCGGCGGCACCGATCGTCTACGAAGATTTCCTGCCGGCCTCGGCGGCGGGCATCTTCCGGTCCAATCTGGACCGCGACACCCGGGCGGCGGGCGGCATCGACAACTCCGGATACGACGCCGAGTGGCTGGCCGGCGCGATCGGCCACCATATCCATGACCCCTACGTCCTATACGAGGAGGCTTGCGCATGA
- a CDS encoding ATP-dependent helicase: MSTKALERFSAITREWFGSTFAAPTAAQAAAWDAIADGNNTLVIAPTGSGKTLAAFLWALDSLAVAGERPPGTRVLYVSPLKALAVDVERNLRTPLAGLRRIAERHGLPAPDISVGVRSGDTPPAQRRQLINSPPDVLITTPESLFLMLTSAARETLAGVQTVIVDEVHAIAAGKRGAHLAVSLERLQDLAQDLRQGPPPQRIGLSATVRPPEELARFLSGPAPTTIVAPPSAKSFQLTVQVPVPDMTNPTDNSIWPDVEARLVDLIEAHSSTIVFANSRRLAERLTARLNEIHAERSGVELSTETNRKVPGGAPAHIMGSGQTYGADAVLARAHHGSVSKEQRALVEEDLKRGLLKAVVATSSLELGIDMGAVDLVIQVEAPPSVASGLQRIGRAGHQVGEVSQGVLFPKHRTDLISCAVSVQRMLAGQIESMRVPANPLDILAQQTVAAAALEPLDADRWFDTVRRSAPFSTLPRSVFEATLDLLSGKYPSTGFAELRPRLVYDRDNGTLTARPGAQRLAVTSGGAIPDRGMFTVYLASEAEKPSRVGELDEEMVYESRPGDVISLGATSWRITEITHDRVLVIPAPGLPARLPFWRGDDVGRPAELGAALGAFTGELAGLDREAFGKRCAALGFNDYATDNLWVLLDDQRSATSTVPTDTTLLVERFRDELGDWRVILHSPYGLRVHGPLALAVGRRLAERYGIDEKPTASDDGIVVHLPDTLEEIPPGAEIFVFDADEIDPIVTAEVGGSALFASRFRECAARALLLPRRHPGKRSPLWQQRQRAAQLLEVARKYPDFPIVLETVRECLQDVYDVPALVDLMNGIAARRVRVLETETAKPSPFAASLLFGYVGAFMYEGDSPLAERRAAALSLDSTLLAELLGRVELRELLDPDVVAATGRQLQHLSPDRAARDAEAVADLLRLLGPLTEDEVAARSETADGINIGGWLEGLRAARRALTVSFAERTWWVAIEDVGRLRDAVGVAVPLGVPATFTEQVADPLGELLGRYARTRTPFTTADAAARFGLGLRVTADVLNRMAGDGRLIRGDFVTPAGAGPGGGVGAEQWCDADVLRILRRRSLAALRAQVEPVSTAAYGRFLPAWHRVSSPQRGIDGLVSAIDQLAGVRIPASALEPLVLAPRVTDYSPAMLDELLAAGEVTWSGAGSISGSDGWIALHTSDSAPLTLTAPDEIDFTDTHRAILETLAGGGAYFFRQLAPTLSETALKDALWELIWAGWITGDTFAPVRALLTGTGARKRSAPAHRTRRPPRLSRYSVAHPQSRTTDPTVAGRWSALPTPEPDSTLRAHYQAELLLNRHGVLTRGAVTAENVPGGFATLYKVLSTFEEAGRCQRGYFVESLGGTQFAVASTVDRLRSYLDGIDPERPEYRAVVLAAADPANPYGAALPWPDRDGARPGRKAGALVVLVDGELAWFLERGGRSMLTFTDDPGAHHAAAQGLADLVTARRVESILVERINGVPALQPLADGPRPVAEALSDAGFARTPRGMRLR; encoded by the coding sequence GTGAGCACCAAAGCACTCGAGCGGTTCAGCGCGATCACGCGCGAGTGGTTCGGGAGCACCTTCGCCGCTCCGACTGCCGCGCAGGCCGCGGCGTGGGACGCCATTGCCGACGGCAACAACACGCTGGTCATCGCCCCGACCGGATCCGGCAAGACGCTGGCGGCATTCCTGTGGGCGCTGGACTCGTTGGCCGTCGCGGGCGAACGGCCGCCCGGCACCCGGGTGCTGTACGTGTCGCCGCTCAAGGCGCTGGCCGTCGACGTGGAACGCAACCTGCGCACCCCGCTGGCCGGGCTGCGGCGAATCGCCGAGCGCCACGGCCTGCCCGCCCCGGACATCAGCGTCGGGGTCCGCTCGGGCGACACCCCGCCGGCGCAGCGCCGTCAGCTGATCAACTCCCCGCCCGACGTGTTGATCACCACGCCCGAGTCGCTGTTTTTGATGCTGACCTCGGCCGCCCGCGAAACGCTGGCCGGCGTGCAGACCGTGATCGTCGATGAGGTGCACGCCATCGCCGCCGGCAAACGCGGTGCGCATCTGGCGGTGTCGCTGGAGCGGCTCCAGGATTTAGCACAAGACCTTCGCCAGGGACCGCCCCCGCAGCGCATCGGCTTGTCGGCCACGGTGCGCCCGCCCGAGGAACTGGCGCGGTTCCTGTCCGGCCCCGCCCCCACCACGATCGTGGCTCCGCCGTCGGCCAAGTCCTTCCAGCTCACCGTGCAAGTGCCGGTGCCCGACATGACCAACCCGACCGACAACTCGATTTGGCCCGACGTCGAGGCCCGCCTGGTCGACCTGATCGAGGCGCACAGTTCGACCATCGTGTTCGCCAACTCGCGACGGCTGGCCGAGCGACTTACCGCACGGCTCAACGAGATTCACGCCGAACGCAGCGGAGTTGAACTCTCGACCGAGACCAACCGGAAGGTGCCCGGCGGGGCGCCGGCGCACATCATGGGCAGCGGCCAGACCTACGGCGCCGACGCGGTGCTCGCGCGCGCCCACCACGGGTCGGTCAGCAAGGAGCAGCGCGCCCTGGTCGAGGAAGACCTCAAACGCGGACTGCTCAAGGCGGTGGTGGCCACGTCCAGCCTGGAGCTGGGCATCGACATGGGCGCCGTCGATCTGGTGATCCAGGTGGAGGCGCCGCCGTCCGTGGCCAGCGGCCTGCAACGCATCGGTCGGGCCGGCCACCAGGTCGGTGAGGTCTCGCAGGGGGTGCTGTTCCCCAAGCACCGCACCGACTTGATCAGCTGCGCGGTCAGCGTGCAACGGATGCTGGCCGGGCAGATCGAGTCGATGCGGGTGCCCGCCAACCCGCTCGACATCCTGGCGCAGCAGACGGTCGCGGCGGCGGCCCTCGAGCCGCTGGACGCCGACCGGTGGTTCGACACGGTGCGCCGCAGTGCGCCGTTCTCGACCCTGCCGCGCAGCGTGTTCGAGGCCACGCTGGACCTGCTGAGCGGCAAGTACCCGTCCACCGGATTCGCCGAGCTGCGACCGCGCCTGGTCTACGACCGCGACAACGGAACGCTGACCGCCCGGCCCGGCGCTCAGCGGCTGGCCGTCACCTCCGGCGGTGCGATCCCCGACCGCGGGATGTTCACCGTCTACTTGGCGAGCGAGGCCGAAAAGCCTTCGCGGGTAGGTGAACTCGACGAGGAGATGGTCTACGAGTCGCGTCCCGGCGACGTGATCTCGCTGGGCGCGACCAGCTGGCGGATCACCGAGATCACTCACGACCGGGTGCTGGTGATTCCCGCGCCGGGCCTGCCCGCCCGGCTGCCGTTCTGGCGCGGCGACGACGTGGGCCGCCCCGCCGAACTCGGCGCGGCGCTGGGCGCATTCACCGGCGAGCTGGCCGGACTGGATCGCGAGGCATTCGGAAAACGTTGCGCAGCATTGGGTTTCAACGACTACGCGACAGATAACCTGTGGGTGTTGCTCGATGATCAACGGTCCGCGACTTCGACGGTGCCCACCGACACCACCTTGCTGGTCGAGCGATTCCGCGACGAGCTGGGCGACTGGCGGGTGATCCTGCACTCGCCGTACGGGCTGCGGGTGCACGGGCCGCTCGCGCTGGCGGTGGGCCGGCGTCTGGCCGAACGGTACGGCATCGACGAGAAGCCGACCGCCTCCGACGACGGCATCGTCGTGCATCTGCCGGACACGCTCGAGGAAATTCCGCCCGGCGCAGAGATTTTCGTCTTCGATGCCGACGAGATCGACCCGATTGTCACCGCCGAGGTGGGGGGCTCGGCACTGTTCGCGTCGCGGTTCCGGGAATGCGCGGCGCGGGCGCTGCTGCTGCCCCGCCGCCACCCCGGTAAGCGCTCGCCGCTGTGGCAGCAGCGCCAGCGCGCGGCCCAATTGCTGGAAGTAGCCCGCAAATACCCCGACTTCCCGATCGTGCTGGAGACCGTCCGGGAATGTCTGCAGGACGTCTACGACGTCCCGGCCCTGGTCGACCTGATGAACGGCATCGCCGCGCGCCGGGTGCGGGTGCTCGAGACCGAAACGGCCAAGCCGTCACCGTTTGCGGCGTCGCTGCTGTTCGGCTACGTCGGCGCGTTCATGTACGAGGGCGATTCGCCGCTCGCCGAGCGCCGCGCCGCGGCCTTGTCGCTGGACAGCACGCTGCTGGCCGAGCTGCTCGGCCGGGTCGAACTCCGTGAACTGCTGGATCCCGACGTCGTCGCCGCGACCGGCCGCCAGCTGCAGCATCTGAGCCCCGATCGGGCCGCCCGCGATGCCGAGGCGGTCGCGGACTTGCTGCGGCTGCTGGGCCCGCTGACCGAAGACGAGGTCGCGGCGCGGTCCGAGACCGCCGACGGCATCAATATCGGAGGCTGGCTGGAAGGCCTGCGCGCCGCCCGGCGCGCGCTGACGGTGTCGTTCGCCGAACGCACCTGGTGGGTGGCCATCGAGGACGTCGGCCGGCTGCGCGATGCGGTCGGCGTGGCCGTCCCGCTGGGCGTCCCGGCCACGTTCACCGAGCAGGTGGCCGACCCACTCGGCGAGCTGCTGGGCCGCTACGCGCGCACCCGCACCCCGTTCACCACGGCCGATGCCGCCGCCCGGTTCGGCCTGGGCCTTCGGGTGACCGCCGACGTACTGAACCGAATGGCCGGTGACGGCCGGCTGATCCGCGGCGACTTCGTCACTCCCGCGGGTGCCGGCCCTGGCGGCGGTGTCGGCGCCGAACAATGGTGCGACGCCGACGTGTTGCGGATACTGCGGCGGCGTTCACTGGCCGCGCTGCGCGCCCAGGTCGAGCCGGTCAGCACCGCCGCCTACGGGCGCTTCCTGCCCGCCTGGCATCGCGTCTCATCCCCTCAGCGTGGTATTGACGGCCTGGTCTCCGCGATCGATCAGCTGGCCGGTGTTCGGATACCGGCGTCGGCGCTCGAACCGCTGGTGCTGGCGCCGCGGGTGACCGACTATTCGCCGGCGATGCTCGACGAGCTGCTGGCGGCCGGCGAGGTCACCTGGTCGGGCGCCGGGTCGATCTCGGGCAGCGACGGGTGGATCGCGCTGCACACCAGCGATTCCGCCCCGTTGACCCTGACCGCGCCCGACGAGATCGACTTCACCGACACCCATCGCGCGATCCTGGAAACTCTGGCCGGCGGCGGCGCGTACTTCTTCCGCCAGCTCGCCCCCACCCTCTCCGAAACCGCGCTCAAAGACGCACTGTGGGAACTGATCTGGGCAGGCTGGATCACCGGCGACACGTTCGCCCCGGTGCGCGCGCTGCTGACCGGCACCGGGGCCCGTAAGCGCTCGGCCCCCGCGCACCGCACCCGCCGGCCGCCGCGGCTGAGCCGGTACAGCGTCGCGCATCCGCAGTCCAGGACCACCGACCCCACCGTGGCGGGGCGCTGGTCGGCGCTGCCCACCCCCGAGCCCGACTCCACCCTGCGCGCCCACTACCAGGCCGAACTGCTGCTCAACCGGCACGGCGTGCTGACCAGAGGTGCCGTGACGGCGGAGAATGTGCCGGGCGGATTCGCCACCCTGTACAAGGTGCTGAGCACGTTCGAAGAGGCGGGCAGGTGTCAGCGTGGCTACTTCGTCGAGTCGCTGGGCGGCACGCAGTTCGCCGTCGCGTCGACCGTCGACCGGCTGCGCAGCTACCTCGACGGGATCGACCCGGAACGGCCCGAATACCGGGCGGTGGTGCTGGCCGCGGCCGACCCGGCGAATCCGTACGGCGCCGCGTTGCCCTGGCCCGACCGGGACGGGGCACGCCCGGGCCGCAAGGCCGGCGCACTCGTCGTCCTGGTCGACGGCGAACTCGCCTGGTTCCTCGAGCGCGGCGGACGGTCGATGCTGACCTTCACCGACGATCCCGGGGCTCATCACGCGGCGGCCCAAGGCCTGGCCGACCTGGTCACCGCGCGCCGCGTCGAGTCGATCCTCGTCGAACGCATCAACGGGGTGCCCGCCCTGCAGCCGCTGGCCGACGGGCCGCGCCCCGTCGCGGAAGCACTGTCGGACGCCGGCTTCGCGCGCACACCGCGCGGGATGCGGTTGCGGTGA
- the amaB gene encoding L-piperidine-6-carboxylate dehydrogenase encodes MIDKLRARARAALQAIGTDVSLGEPGGPGLAASTPITGEVLFTVAPASGEQADRAVAAAAEAFATWRMTPAPVRGALVARLGELLAEHKNDLATLVTLEVGKITSEALGEVQEMIDICQFAIGLSRQLYGKTIASERPGHRLAETWHPLGVVGVITAFNFPVAVWAWNTAVALVCGDTVVWKPSELTPLTALACQALIGRAAADVGAPPAVSGLVLGDRDLGERLVDDPRVALLSATGSVRMGQQVGPRVAARFGRALLELGGNNAAIVTPSADLDLAVRAIVFAAAGTAGQRCTSLRRLIVHRSVADLFVQRVASAFKQLPIGDPSAPDTLIGPLIHETAYRDMVGALEQARAEGGTVFGGDRQDASADEHPSAYYVAPAVVRMPAQTDIVAAETFAPILYVLTYDELDEAIALNNGVPQGLSSAIFTTDLREAERFLDGSDCGIANVNIGTSGAEIGGAFGGEKQTGGGRESGSDAWKAYMRRATNTVNYSSELPLAQGVEFG; translated from the coding sequence ATGATCGATAAGTTGCGCGCCCGGGCCCGTGCCGCCCTGCAGGCGATCGGCACCGACGTCAGCCTCGGCGAGCCGGGCGGGCCCGGCCTGGCCGCCAGCACGCCGATCACCGGTGAGGTGCTTTTCACCGTCGCGCCGGCCTCCGGCGAGCAGGCCGACCGCGCCGTCGCCGCGGCCGCCGAGGCTTTTGCGACGTGGCGCATGACCCCCGCCCCGGTACGCGGTGCGCTGGTGGCCCGGCTCGGCGAGTTGCTCGCCGAGCACAAGAACGACCTCGCGACGCTGGTGACCCTCGAGGTCGGCAAGATCACCTCCGAGGCCCTGGGCGAAGTGCAGGAGATGATCGACATCTGCCAGTTCGCCATCGGCCTGTCGCGCCAGCTCTACGGCAAGACGATTGCCTCGGAGCGCCCCGGCCACCGGCTGGCCGAAACCTGGCATCCGCTCGGCGTGGTCGGCGTGATCACCGCGTTCAACTTCCCGGTCGCGGTCTGGGCGTGGAACACCGCGGTGGCCCTGGTCTGCGGCGACACCGTGGTGTGGAAACCGTCGGAGCTGACGCCGTTGACGGCGCTGGCGTGCCAGGCGCTGATCGGACGGGCCGCCGCCGACGTCGGCGCGCCGCCCGCGGTGAGCGGGCTGGTGCTGGGCGATCGGGACCTGGGCGAGCGGCTGGTCGACGACCCACGGGTCGCACTGCTGTCCGCGACCGGTTCGGTGCGGATGGGCCAGCAGGTCGGCCCGCGGGTGGCCGCGCGCTTCGGGCGGGCGCTGCTGGAGCTCGGCGGCAACAACGCGGCGATCGTGACGCCGTCGGCCGATCTGGATCTGGCCGTGCGCGCCATCGTCTTCGCCGCGGCCGGCACTGCCGGGCAACGCTGCACCAGCCTGCGCCGGCTGATCGTGCATCGCTCGGTGGCCGACTTGTTCGTGCAGCGGGTGGCGTCCGCTTTCAAGCAGCTGCCGATCGGCGACCCCTCGGCACCCGACACGCTGATCGGCCCACTGATTCACGAGACCGCCTACCGCGACATGGTGGGCGCGCTCGAACAGGCGCGCGCCGAGGGCGGCACGGTGTTCGGCGGCGACCGCCAGGACGCGTCGGCCGACGAGCATCCCAGCGCCTACTACGTCGCGCCGGCCGTGGTGCGGATGCCCGCACAGACCGACATCGTCGCCGCCGAGACGTTCGCGCCGATTCTCTACGTGCTGACCTACGACGAGCTGGACGAGGCGATCGCGCTCAACAACGGCGTGCCGCAAGGGCTCTCGTCGGCCATCTTCACCACCGACCTGCGGGAGGCCGAGCGATTCTTGGACGGGTCCGATTGCGGTATCGCCAACGTCAATATCGGCACGTCGGGGGCCGAAATCGGTGGTGCGTTCGGCGGCGAGAAGCAAACCGGGGGCGGGCGGGAATCCGGGTCGGACGCGTGGAAGGCCTACATGCGACGCGCCACCAACACCGTCAACTACTCGAGCGAGCTGCCGTTGGCTCAAGGTGTGGAGTTCGGATAA
- the usfY gene encoding protein UsfY, translating to MGDTYHDPVDHLRTTRPLAGESLIDVLHWPGYLMVAAGVVAVCASLAAFGTGHQGQGMAAGVAAIVLTVAGLVWLAVEHRRVRGIFERWYSDHPEVARQSPDS from the coding sequence ATGGGAGACACCTATCACGACCCCGTCGACCATCTGCGGACGACGCGGCCACTCGCCGGCGAATCACTGATCGACGTATTGCACTGGCCAGGATACCTGATGGTGGCGGCCGGCGTGGTCGCGGTGTGCGCAAGCCTCGCGGCCTTCGGCACCGGACATCAGGGCCAGGGCATGGCCGCGGGGGTGGCCGCGATCGTGCTCACGGTGGCGGGCCTGGTCTGGCTGGCCGTCGAGCACCGGCGGGTACGCGGGATCTTCGAGCGGTGGTACTCCGACCATCCCGAGGTGGCCAGACAGTCACCCGACAGCTGA
- a CDS encoding ATP-binding protein has product MTDIELRAEQRKHGQRAVELHVAARLENLAMLRTLVGAIGTYEDLDFDAVADLRLAVDEVCTRLIRSATPDATLRVVVDPKEDELVVEASAACETHDVVSPGSFSWHVLTSLADDVQTFHDGREPRETGSVFGITLTARRAAAGR; this is encoded by the coding sequence ATGACCGATATTGAATTGCGCGCTGAACAGCGTAAACATGGCCAAAGGGCCGTCGAATTGCATGTTGCTGCGCGCCTGGAGAACCTGGCGATGCTGCGCACGCTGGTGGGTGCGATCGGCACCTACGAGGACCTGGACTTCGACGCCGTTGCGGATCTGCGGCTCGCGGTCGACGAGGTCTGCACCCGGCTGATCCGCTCCGCCACCCCGGACGCGACGCTGCGCGTGGTGGTCGACCCGAAGGAAGACGAACTGGTGGTCGAGGCGTCCGCCGCGTGCGAGACCCACGACGTGGTGTCGCCCGGCAGCTTCAGCTGGCATGTCCTGACGTCGCTGGCCGACGACGTCCAGACCTTCCACGACGGGCGCGAACCCCGTGAAACCGGCAGCGTATTCGGAATAACGCTGACGGCGCGACGGGCGGCCGCTGGCCGGTGA
- a CDS encoding TetR/AcrR family transcriptional regulator, whose amino-acid sequence MPTARRRLSPEDRRAELLALGAEVFGKRPYDEVRIDEIAERAGVSRALMYHYFPDKRAFFAAVVKDEADRLYEATNKEPMTGLTMFEEARMGVLAYMAYHEQNPEAAWAAYVGLGRSDPVLLGVEDDAKNRQLEHIMTRIHEVVAAVPGAKLEPDVERDLRVILNGWIAFTFELCRQRIMDPTTSAERLADSCAHTLLDAITRVPEIPEELAHAMATARHQPQ is encoded by the coding sequence ATGCCAACGGCTAGGAGGCGGCTGTCCCCTGAGGATCGGCGCGCCGAACTGCTTGCGTTAGGGGCGGAAGTCTTCGGGAAGCGGCCGTACGACGAGGTCCGCATCGACGAGATCGCCGAGCGCGCGGGCGTCTCTCGTGCCCTGATGTACCACTACTTCCCCGACAAGCGCGCGTTCTTCGCCGCGGTCGTCAAGGACGAAGCCGACCGGCTGTACGAGGCCACGAACAAGGAGCCCATGACCGGGCTGACGATGTTCGAAGAGGCGCGGATGGGTGTGCTGGCCTACATGGCCTACCACGAGCAGAACCCGGAAGCCGCCTGGGCGGCCTACGTTGGTCTCGGCCGGTCCGACCCGGTCTTGCTCGGCGTCGAGGACGACGCCAAGAACCGCCAGCTCGAGCACATCATGACCCGCATCCATGAGGTCGTGGCCGCGGTACCGGGCGCGAAGCTGGAGCCCGATGTCGAACGGGACCTACGGGTGATCCTGAACGGCTGGATCGCGTTCACCTTCGAGTTGTGCCGCCAGCGCATCATGGACCCGACGACCAGCGCCGAGCGCCTCGCCGACTCGTGCGCGCACACGCTGCTCGACGCGATCACCCGGGTGCCCGAGATTCCCGAAGAACTCGCGCACGCGATGGCGACCGCTCGCCATCAACCGCAGTAG
- a CDS encoding Lrp/AsnC family transcriptional regulator, whose protein sequence is MSESLDDIDRILVRRLVADGRATLAELAASAGLSVSAVQSRVRRLEARGVVSGYSARINPEAVGYLLSAFVAITPLDPSQPDDAPARLAHIEEIEACHSVAGEESYVLLVRVASPRALEDLLQRIRTTANVQTRSTIILNTFYSDRQPAP, encoded by the coding sequence ATGAGTGAGTCGCTCGACGACATCGACCGGATCCTGGTGCGCCGGCTGGTCGCGGACGGCCGCGCGACGCTGGCGGAGCTGGCCGCGAGCGCCGGGCTGTCGGTCTCGGCGGTCCAGTCGCGGGTGCGCCGGCTGGAGGCCCGCGGCGTGGTCTCGGGATACTCGGCGCGGATCAACCCCGAGGCCGTCGGGTACCTGCTATCGGCGTTCGTGGCCATCACTCCTCTCGATCCTTCCCAACCAGATGATGCGCCCGCCCGCCTGGCGCACATCGAGGAGATCGAAGCGTGCCACTCGGTGGCCGGCGAGGAAAGCTACGTCCTGCTGGTGCGCGTCGCGTCCCCGCGGGCGCTCGAGGATCTGCTGCAGCGGATCCGGACCACGGCGAACGTCCAGACCCGAAGCACCATCATTCTCAATACTTTTTACAGTGATCGCCAACCCGCACCATAA